TGCCAAACATGGCAACTCCTCAAGTCTATGGTTTTAAAACAGGATATTTTATTTTATCAAGGATAGGCAAATACCACCAAGTGCCGCGGTATGTCAATTGACAAATGGTATTGTCAGCACAGGAAGGTCTTGACGGATGGCAGGGCTTTGCCCATTGTGGGGCGTATAAAAATGTTTTCCTCTGATGCGGACAGTGTTTTGTGTTTGCATCTGTCCGGGTACTGTGAAAAAAACGCAGGAGATTTTTTTTGATCAGAAAGTTTTTGAACTTTTCCCTGAAACGGGATGAAAAGCAAGGTAACGCCATAAGGAGATTCGGTATGACGACAAATTCCGGTGTACAGTTTACCGGTGCCAAGCGCTATGTGCTGGATGATGAGCTGGCAAGTATTGTAAATATTTCCATGGCTCTGGAGATGCCTCTTCTGCTGAAGGGAGAGCCGGGAACGGGCAAGACCATGCTGGCCCATGCCATTGCGGAAAGCCTTGGAATGCCCCTTACCATCCTCAATGTGAAGTCCAGCATGAAGCTCATTGAGGCTTTGTACCAGTATGATACCCTGACCCGTCTCAATGACAGCCGTTTTGGTGATTCCAGCCGGAATGTGAGCAATATCAGGGAATATATCCGCATGGGCAAGATTGGTCAGGCCTTTACTGCGGATAAAAGGGTAGTGCTCCTCATTGATGAGATAGACAAGGCAGATACGGATTTTCAGGATGACATGCTGGATGTTCTGGACCAGATGCAGTTTGACATCATTGAAGTGGATGAGACGGTGCAGGCAAAGCACAGGCCTGTTATTATCATTACATCCAATGCTAAAAAGGATCTTTCCGATCCCTTCCTCGGCCGCTGTAATTTTCATCATATTGCCTTTCCCGACCCTAAAATGATGCGCAGAATTATTGATGTGCATTTTCCCGTTATTGATAAAAAACTGGCGGAAAGTGCCATTGATACCTTTTATAAGCTCAGGGAGCTGGATGGTATAGAAAAACGTCCTGCCACCCGTGAGCTGATCAACTGGATGCGTGCTCTGGATGCGGACCCGGATTTCAAGGCTGCGGATCTTGTGAAGGGGCAGGTGCCTTTTCTGGGGGTTCTGTTCAAAAAAAGCCCGGACTATGAGCGGGTCACCCGCCTTGTCACCCGTCGCCGGGGGCTGTGATCATCTGATGGTAACTGTTCAGCATAGTTTATTCTGAACTGCCAATGCTGTAATTGCAACAGCTTTGTACTGTTGCAAGGCTCCGTGGCTATTTGTAAGTGACATTGCAATCGTTTCGGATCAGAGCTTTGCAGGCCTGTGCGAAAGAAGCGGCAAACTGTCTGAGCCGCCACAAAGGCAGCGCACCAAGGCCTGCCATGGTAATCAAAAAGCTTATCCTGCCTGTGGCGGCGAGTTTTTGCCGCTTCCGCACAGGGCAAGAAGCTCCCGAATAAGATTGCGTCACTGGCAAATAGCCTGGGGCCTCTGCGCATCTGTCTTGCAGGTATGGTATTTGGAAAACTGTGCTGAATAATTACCTCTGATGGAAGAATCTCCATAATTCCTGAAGGGAAATTTTCATGTTTGTTGCGTTTTTTTATCTCTTGAAAAATATCGGAATCCCCGTGAGTCCCACGGCTTTTCTGACCCTTCACAGGGCCATGACCATGGGGCTGATCCGTTCTCTGGATGATTTTTACATGGCTTCCCGGAGTATCCTCATAAAAAGTGAACGCTACTTTGATCTTTTTGATCAGGCCTTTGCCCATCATTTTGAAGGTGTGGAACTTTCCGTGGAAGAGGGCTTTGATATGGATGAAATCGCCAGAGCCCTGCTGGATGAATGGCTCAAGGATCCTAAGGAGATAGCTAAAGCCCTTGGAATTGATGAAAAAAAGCTTGCAAATCTTTCGCCGGATGAACTCATCGAATATTTCAAGGAAAGGCTGAAGGATCAGACGGAACGCCATGACGGGGGCAACCGCTGGATTGGTACAGGGGGAACATCGCCGGTGGGACATTCGGGGTATCATCCCGAAGGTATGCGTGTGGGTGGTGTTTCCCGGAACAAGTCTGCGGTGAAGGTGGCGGGTGAGCGCCGTTATAAGGATTATTCCGCCAGTGGTCCCCTGACCCAGTCCCAGGTGGGGGAAGCTTTGAAGCGGCTTCGGAACATGGTGCCCGAAGGGCCGAGGGATCAGGTGAATATCGATGCCACCCTGCGCCAGACCCTGAAGAACGGCGGTGAGATAGAGATTCAGTTTGACCGCAGCCTCAGGGACCGGCTTAAGATCATGCTCTTTATTGATAATGGCGGCTGGTCCATGGATCCTTACGTGGATGTGGTGCAGACCCTTTTTGATTATGCCAGATCCCAGTTCAAGGAGGTCCGCACCTTTTTTTTCCACAATACCATTTATGATACGGTCTGGGAGGATCCTTCCCGGTATAAAAAACCCGTCAACCTTATTGATTTTGCCAGAAAAGATCCGGAAACAAGGCTCATTTTTGTGGGTGATGCCAGCATGGCCCCCTATGAGCTGATGGCCAGAAACGGGGCCATCCACATGCAGTACCGCAGCGGCAGACCCAGCGTGGAAAATCTGCAGTTTCTTGCGGAAACCTTCTCCCGCAGTGTCTGGCTCAATCCTGTGAATCCACGCATGTGGGGGTATACGGCGACCATCAATCTTATCAGTCAGGTCTTTCCCATGTTTCCCCTTTCTCTGGATGGCCTTGAAGAAGCTGTGACGGTTCTGATGCGGAAAAACTAAGGTGACTGTCCGACAGCGCACGCCTTGTTCTGGCGCTTTTCTCCCCCTGGACAAGAATTTTTTTATGGAACCCTCACCCCAGGGCAGGCCCCCGTGCCTGCCCTGGTTTTGGGCAACCATAGGAGGTTGCCCCTACAGAAAACCCATTAATGTTTCACGGTTGACCGCTTGGAGTATAACAGGCTTGATAAAAATTGTGAGTAAAGCCCAGCCCTTCGGGAGAGGGGCTCCGGCACGCAGACTATCAACCGGATTTGATTCAGGCAGAGGGGCATTCTGCCTGTTTCCCACTTCTCACTCTTTAAGATCAGGGATTTCATCGGGTTTTACCCGGAAAAGCTCGCAGGTATTCTGAAAAACCGTTTCCGCCAGTTCTTCTTCGGAGGTTCTCCTTATGGCGGCAAGGGTTTTCAGAACCGTCGGCACAAAGGCGGGTTCGTTGCGTTTGTGCCGGTTGCGTTCCGGAGACGGGGTGAGGTAGGGGGCATCGGTTTCAATGAGGATGCCGTCATCGGGAAGCATGCGTACCATGCTCCTCAGCTCTTCTCCCCTCTGTTTGTGGGTAAGAATACCCGTAATGCCGATGTGAAGCCCCAGGTCCAGATAGCCTTTCATCTCTTCCAGATTTCCAGAAAAGCAGTGAACCACTCCGGAAAGACCGGAGGGAGCCATGTGTCTGAGCATGGAAAGAAGCTTGCCCCTGGAATCCCTTTCATGGAAAATAATGGGCAGTTTCAGGGCCAGTGCCGCATCAATCTGGGCTTCCAGCCATCTTTCCTGAACATCCATGGGGGCATGCATGCGGTTAAAGTCCAGACCGCACTCTCCCCAGGCCCGGACTTTGGGATTGCGGGCCAGGGAAGCCAGAACGCTGATGATACTGCCATTGCAGCTTTCGCTGTCGTGGGGGTGGATACCCACGCTGGCAAAAAGCCCGGGGTTGGCTTCGCTCAGGGCTACGGCGGCTCTGGATCTTTCAAGGCTGATGCCTGCAATCATCATGCACAGCACTCCGGACTCTCTGGCCCTCCGGAGCATGTCATCCCTGTCCTTTCCAAAGGCCCTTTCATCTTCTATATGGCAATGGCTGTCAAAAAAACGCATAGTATCCTCACTCTGTTCATAGGCTGGCACAGCTCAGGCGTGTGCCGTTTGGTCCATGGTTTTGTATCATTGCTTTGAAAGGAGATCAAATGCCTGTTTGCGGATGGTTTGAAAGCCATTTTTTATGGTGAGGGGTCTGCAA
This is a stretch of genomic DNA from Desulfobotulus mexicanus. It encodes these proteins:
- a CDS encoding AAA family ATPase; its protein translation is MTTNSGVQFTGAKRYVLDDELASIVNISMALEMPLLLKGEPGTGKTMLAHAIAESLGMPLTILNVKSSMKLIEALYQYDTLTRLNDSRFGDSSRNVSNIREYIRMGKIGQAFTADKRVVLLIDEIDKADTDFQDDMLDVLDQMQFDIIEVDETVQAKHRPVIIITSNAKKDLSDPFLGRCNFHHIAFPDPKMMRRIIDVHFPVIDKKLAESAIDTFYKLRELDGIEKRPATRELINWMRALDADPDFKAADLVKGQVPFLGVLFKKSPDYERVTRLVTRRRGL
- a CDS encoding vWA domain-containing protein codes for the protein MFVAFFYLLKNIGIPVSPTAFLTLHRAMTMGLIRSLDDFYMASRSILIKSERYFDLFDQAFAHHFEGVELSVEEGFDMDEIARALLDEWLKDPKEIAKALGIDEKKLANLSPDELIEYFKERLKDQTERHDGGNRWIGTGGTSPVGHSGYHPEGMRVGGVSRNKSAVKVAGERRYKDYSASGPLTQSQVGEALKRLRNMVPEGPRDQVNIDATLRQTLKNGGEIEIQFDRSLRDRLKIMLFIDNGGWSMDPYVDVVQTLFDYARSQFKEVRTFFFHNTIYDTVWEDPSRYKKPVNLIDFARKDPETRLIFVGDASMAPYELMARNGAIHMQYRSGRPSVENLQFLAETFSRSVWLNPVNPRMWGYTATINLISQVFPMFPLSLDGLEEAVTVLMRKN
- a CDS encoding TatD family hydrolase: MRFFDSHCHIEDERAFGKDRDDMLRRARESGVLCMMIAGISLERSRAAVALSEANPGLFASVGIHPHDSESCNGSIISVLASLARNPKVRAWGECGLDFNRMHAPMDVQERWLEAQIDAALALKLPIIFHERDSRGKLLSMLRHMAPSGLSGVVHCFSGNLEEMKGYLDLGLHIGITGILTHKQRGEELRSMVRMLPDDGILIETDAPYLTPSPERNRHKRNEPAFVPTVLKTLAAIRRTSEEELAETVFQNTCELFRVKPDEIPDLKE